The window TTCTGAACCTTTGCGGTTCGCGCGTCTTGCGACGCCTTCGCTTGGGCTTTTACAGCGCGCCTTCGCGCTGTGCCTTTTTACGGGCCAGCTTGCGGGCACGACGTACGGCCTCTGCCTTTTCACGGGCTTTCTTGACCGACGGTTTCTCGAAATGTTGCCGAAGCTTCATTTCACGGAAAACACCCTCGCGCTGAAGTTTTTTCTTCAGAGCACGAAGCGCCTGTTCGACGTTGTTGTCGCGAACGTTGACCTGCATGTGGTTGTCACCACCTTCCTAGGTTAGAGTTGTCATAATTGCAGGAAGCGCCCCAATATCAGCGGGGGCCTGCTTTGTCCAGCATGTGTTGAGGTGGCGATGGAAAACGAACGGGATAGATTGTTGG is drawn from Paracoccus tegillarcae and contains these coding sequences:
- the rpsU gene encoding 30S ribosomal protein S21; translated protein: MQVNVRDNNVEQALRALKKKLQREGVFREMKLRQHFEKPSVKKAREKAEAVRRARKLARKKAQREGAL